From the genome of Eucalyptus grandis isolate ANBG69807.140 chromosome 2, ASM1654582v1, whole genome shotgun sequence, one region includes:
- the LOC104432767 gene encoding protein UPSTREAM OF FLC isoform X1: MQRQAMAVTSRATRTTGTTPPSELQIPKRWKDRETSPERTKVWTEPSKPSKGSADRRVPVVYYLSRNGQLEQPHFMEVPLSSPEGLFLSDVINRLNLLRGKGMAAMYSWSSKRSYKNGFVWHDLAENDFIYPSHGNEYVLKGSELLESPSPSSSSSTARPLESVSFRSPKPINTPKSSDESDFPVVARRRNQSWSSIDLHEYKVYKADSNSESTPKAAADASTQTDDKRRRRRHVKERESEILELHGDGADEAGHGQSQNPGQNQTTELSRDEISPPPSDSSPETLETLMKADGRLILGPGGGKEDGPDRAAENLPSGKIKAPSVLMQLISCGSLSFKDCGATYIKDQGLSLIGHYKTRLPRGGAADNSRKQAAGASARIPDLAGIRLEDKEYFSGSVIETKTKEEAVGPALKRSSSYNADR; the protein is encoded by the exons ATGCAGAGACAAGCAATGGCCGTCACTTCCAGGGCAACGAGAACGACGGGGACGACACCACCGTCAGAGCTTCAGATCCCCAAGAGATGGAAGGACAGAGAGACCAGCCCGGAGAGAACCAAAGTCTGGACCGAACCCTCCAAGCCCAGCAAGGGTAGCGCCGACAGAAGAGTCCCCGTCGTGTACTATCTCTCCAGGAACGGCCAGCTCGAGCAACCCCACTTCATGGAAGttcctctctcttcccctgAAGGACTCTTTCTCTCTG ATGTGATCAACCGCTTGAACCTCCTCCGTGGCAAAGGCATGGCCGCCATGTATTCCTGGTCTTCCAAACG GAGCTACAAGAACGGTTTCGTGTGGCACGATCTGGCTGAGAACGATTTCATCTACCCATCGCACGGCAACGAGTACGTGCTCAAGGGATCGGAGCTCCTCGAATCGCCTTCtccgtcgtcgtcttcttcgaCCGCGAGGCCTCTCGAGTCGGTGTCGTTCCGCTCCCCGAAGCCGATCAACACGCCGAAATCGAGCGACGAGTCGGACTTCCCGGTCGTCGCTCGTCGGAGGAACCAGTCGTGGAGCTCGATCGACCTCCACGAGTACAAGGTCTACAAGGCCGACTCCAACAGCGAGTCGACGCCGAAAGCGGCGGCGGACGCGTCGACTCAGACGGACGACAAGAGGAGGCGAAGGCGACACGTCaaggagagggagagcgagATTCTGGAGCTCCACGGAGATGGAGCCGACGAGGCGGGTCACggtcaaagtcaaaatccagGTCAAAATCAGACGACGGAGCTGAGCAGGGACGAGATCTCACCGCCACCGTCCGATTCGAGCCCCGAGACGCTGGAGACCCTGATGAAGGCCGATGGACGGCTGATATTAGGCCCGGGCGGAGGCAAAGAGGACGGACCGGATCGGGCGGCGGAGAACCTCCCAAGTGGCAAGATCAAGGCGCCGTCGGTGCTGATGCAGCTGATATCGTGCGGCTCCCTCTCGTTCAAGGACTGCGGAGCGACGTACATAAAAGATCAAGGGCTGTCGCTGATCGGGCACTACAAGACGAGATTGCCCCGCGGAGGAGCAGCCGATAACAGCCGCAAGCAGGCGGCGGGGGCCTCGGCGAGAATCCCGGACTTGGCGGGGATAAGATTGGAAGATAAGGAGTACTTCAGCGGCAGCGTGATCGAGACCAAGACGAAAGAGGAGGCGGTCGGTCCGGCATTGAAGAGATCGTCTTCTTACAATGCCGATCGGTGA
- the LOC104432767 gene encoding protein UPSTREAM OF FLC isoform X2, with the protein MAVTSRATRTTGTTPPSELQIPKRWKDRETSPERTKVWTEPSKPSKGSADRRVPVVYYLSRNGQLEQPHFMEVPLSSPEGLFLSDVINRLNLLRGKGMAAMYSWSSKRSYKNGFVWHDLAENDFIYPSHGNEYVLKGSELLESPSPSSSSSTARPLESVSFRSPKPINTPKSSDESDFPVVARRRNQSWSSIDLHEYKVYKADSNSESTPKAAADASTQTDDKRRRRRHVKERESEILELHGDGADEAGHGQSQNPGQNQTTELSRDEISPPPSDSSPETLETLMKADGRLILGPGGGKEDGPDRAAENLPSGKIKAPSVLMQLISCGSLSFKDCGATYIKDQGLSLIGHYKTRLPRGGAADNSRKQAAGASARIPDLAGIRLEDKEYFSGSVIETKTKEEAVGPALKRSSSYNADR; encoded by the exons ATGGCCGTCACTTCCAGGGCAACGAGAACGACGGGGACGACACCACCGTCAGAGCTTCAGATCCCCAAGAGATGGAAGGACAGAGAGACCAGCCCGGAGAGAACCAAAGTCTGGACCGAACCCTCCAAGCCCAGCAAGGGTAGCGCCGACAGAAGAGTCCCCGTCGTGTACTATCTCTCCAGGAACGGCCAGCTCGAGCAACCCCACTTCATGGAAGttcctctctcttcccctgAAGGACTCTTTCTCTCTG ATGTGATCAACCGCTTGAACCTCCTCCGTGGCAAAGGCATGGCCGCCATGTATTCCTGGTCTTCCAAACG GAGCTACAAGAACGGTTTCGTGTGGCACGATCTGGCTGAGAACGATTTCATCTACCCATCGCACGGCAACGAGTACGTGCTCAAGGGATCGGAGCTCCTCGAATCGCCTTCtccgtcgtcgtcttcttcgaCCGCGAGGCCTCTCGAGTCGGTGTCGTTCCGCTCCCCGAAGCCGATCAACACGCCGAAATCGAGCGACGAGTCGGACTTCCCGGTCGTCGCTCGTCGGAGGAACCAGTCGTGGAGCTCGATCGACCTCCACGAGTACAAGGTCTACAAGGCCGACTCCAACAGCGAGTCGACGCCGAAAGCGGCGGCGGACGCGTCGACTCAGACGGACGACAAGAGGAGGCGAAGGCGACACGTCaaggagagggagagcgagATTCTGGAGCTCCACGGAGATGGAGCCGACGAGGCGGGTCACggtcaaagtcaaaatccagGTCAAAATCAGACGACGGAGCTGAGCAGGGACGAGATCTCACCGCCACCGTCCGATTCGAGCCCCGAGACGCTGGAGACCCTGATGAAGGCCGATGGACGGCTGATATTAGGCCCGGGCGGAGGCAAAGAGGACGGACCGGATCGGGCGGCGGAGAACCTCCCAAGTGGCAAGATCAAGGCGCCGTCGGTGCTGATGCAGCTGATATCGTGCGGCTCCCTCTCGTTCAAGGACTGCGGAGCGACGTACATAAAAGATCAAGGGCTGTCGCTGATCGGGCACTACAAGACGAGATTGCCCCGCGGAGGAGCAGCCGATAACAGCCGCAAGCAGGCGGCGGGGGCCTCGGCGAGAATCCCGGACTTGGCGGGGATAAGATTGGAAGATAAGGAGTACTTCAGCGGCAGCGTGATCGAGACCAAGACGAAAGAGGAGGCGGTCGGTCCGGCATTGAAGAGATCGTCTTCTTACAATGCCGATCGGTGA